Proteins co-encoded in one Pocillopora verrucosa isolate sample1 chromosome 1, ASM3666991v2, whole genome shotgun sequence genomic window:
- the LOC131781554 gene encoding homeobox protein HMX3-A isoform X2, producing MASVGTWHRHIYNHPPKQPTPHFVANILGLQSGHQPNNVTSGFSQQEQTLVKRNLVVKEREARSKQSEQGYDSTCDVDEKELEQPKSELKDSSSVHSKGVKRLKGKSGKEKIKKKKARTTFTGRQIFELEKQFKEKKYLTAAERSDMAALLNVTETQVKIWFQNRRTKWKKQEKNCVTTVDTEKDSQSEHSDNKDSTYGNVLDNDDKTSDLDESS from the exons ATGGCCTCAGTTGGAACATGGCATCGCCACATTTACAACCATCCTCCAAAGCAACCAACACCGCATTTTGTTGCCAACATTCTAGGTCTTCAATCAGGCCACCAACCGAATAACGTAACAAGCGGATTCTCTCAGCAGGAACAAACGCTTGTTAAGCGCAACCTTGTCGTAAAAGAGAGAGAAGCGAGATCAAAACAAAGCGAACAAGGTTATGATTCAACTTGTGATGTTGATGAGAAGGAACTTGAACAACCAAAGTCAGAATTAAAAG ATTCCTCTTCAGTCCATTCCAAGGGGGTAAAGAGACTGAAAGGCAAAtctggaaaggaaaaaatcaagaagaaaaaagctaGGACCACATTCACTGGTCGGCAAATTTTCGAGCTCGAAAAGCAatttaaagagaagaaataCTTGACTGCGGCGGAGCGAAGCGACATGGCCGCTCTGCTAAATGTCACCGAAACACAAGTCAAAATTTGGTTTCAGAACAGAcgaacaaaatggaaaaagcaggaaaaaaattgtgtaacaACAGTTGACACGGAGAAAGATTCGCAAAGCGAGCATTCCGACAACAAAGACAGTACGTATGGAAATGTCTTAGACAACGACGACAAAACCTCGGATTTAGATGAGAGCAGCTAA
- the LOC131781554 gene encoding homeobox protein HMX3-A isoform X1, translating into MASVGTWHRHIYNHPPKQPTPHFVANILGLQSGHQPNNVTSGFSQQEQTLVKRNLVVKEREARSKQSEQGYDSTCDVDEKELEQPKSELKADSSSVHSKGVKRLKGKSGKEKIKKKKARTTFTGRQIFELEKQFKEKKYLTAAERSDMAALLNVTETQVKIWFQNRRTKWKKQEKNCVTTVDTEKDSQSEHSDNKDSTYGNVLDNDDKTSDLDESS; encoded by the exons ATGGCCTCAGTTGGAACATGGCATCGCCACATTTACAACCATCCTCCAAAGCAACCAACACCGCATTTTGTTGCCAACATTCTAGGTCTTCAATCAGGCCACCAACCGAATAACGTAACAAGCGGATTCTCTCAGCAGGAACAAACGCTTGTTAAGCGCAACCTTGTCGTAAAAGAGAGAGAAGCGAGATCAAAACAAAGCGAACAAGGTTATGATTCAACTTGTGATGTTGATGAGAAGGAACTTGAACAACCAAAGTCAGAATTAAAAG CAGATTCCTCTTCAGTCCATTCCAAGGGGGTAAAGAGACTGAAAGGCAAAtctggaaaggaaaaaatcaagaagaaaaaagctaGGACCACATTCACTGGTCGGCAAATTTTCGAGCTCGAAAAGCAatttaaagagaagaaataCTTGACTGCGGCGGAGCGAAGCGACATGGCCGCTCTGCTAAATGTCACCGAAACACAAGTCAAAATTTGGTTTCAGAACAGAcgaacaaaatggaaaaagcaggaaaaaaattgtgtaacaACAGTTGACACGGAGAAAGATTCGCAAAGCGAGCATTCCGACAACAAAGACAGTACGTATGGAAATGTCTTAGACAACGACGACAAAACCTCGGATTTAGATGAGAGCAGCTAA